In the Myxococcales bacterium genome, one interval contains:
- a CDS encoding PAS domain-containing protein — MSADAQKTKRDLVEENEALKRRLASFEALYEANASFDFAAKTAAYFNLLESAGTFAVELDERFRITHVTPSIQTVLGYTPDEVIHHGRPDWIHKEDWGHLQERFAKLMASGDSQVLSCRLCHKDGRWKTFEVVACPYRNSEGTPNLIAHVRDISAISQTNLSLRETRERNQMVDEMSRDMVLLITNPDGELIWANSGLMNLWGYTADYFKTRRAFEEILHPDDRERVCTTFYAECKEVGASCSYEPYRIRHKDGSYGWYEGGDRVYQTETGERVILSVVRDVSKTQRALEELRESEERYRILDELNHDVILQQSDKDGRVVWANSSLYDVLGYTKEDLPDTETQFANVHPDDREASRAAYEAVYPEVGKIIHYPLTRCRHKDGSWRWLDGIDMVCENHNGERSILSASRDVTKQIQAEEDR, encoded by the coding sequence ATGAGCGCTGATGCGCAAAAGACAAAGCGCGATCTGGTCGAGGAAAATGAAGCGCTGAAGCGGCGCCTGGCCAGCTTTGAAGCGCTCTACGAAGCGAATGCGTCATTCGACTTCGCTGCCAAGACTGCCGCCTATTTCAACCTGCTGGAATCCGCCGGAACCTTTGCGGTCGAGCTGGACGAGCGCTTCAGGATTACCCACGTCACGCCGAGCATACAGACGGTACTCGGCTATACGCCGGACGAGGTGATCCATCACGGCCGCCCGGACTGGATCCACAAAGAGGATTGGGGCCATCTCCAAGAGCGCTTCGCGAAGCTCATGGCCTCCGGAGATAGCCAAGTCCTTTCCTGTCGACTGTGCCACAAGGACGGGCGGTGGAAAACGTTCGAGGTCGTGGCGTGCCCCTACCGGAATTCGGAGGGCACTCCCAATCTGATTGCTCACGTGAGGGACATCTCTGCGATCTCGCAGACGAACCTCTCTCTGCGCGAGACCCGTGAGCGGAACCAGATGGTCGACGAGATGAGTCGCGATATGGTGCTGCTCATTACGAATCCAGACGGCGAGCTGATCTGGGCCAATTCGGGCCTCATGAATCTATGGGGTTACACGGCCGACTACTTCAAAACCCGGCGCGCCTTCGAAGAGATCCTCCACCCAGACGACCGTGAACGCGTCTGTACGACGTTCTACGCTGAGTGCAAAGAAGTGGGCGCCAGCTGTTCGTACGAGCCCTATCGGATCCGACACAAGGACGGATCATACGGCTGGTACGAGGGAGGTGACCGCGTCTACCAGACCGAGACGGGAGAAAGAGTGATTCTCTCCGTAGTGCGAGATGTATCAAAAACCCAACGTGCCCTCGAAGAGCTCCGCGAAAGCGAGGAGCGCTACCGCATCCTGGACGAACTCAATCACGATGTCATCCTGCAACAGTCAGACAAGGACGGTCGGGTCGTTTGGGCGAACTCATCCCTCTACGATGTGCTGGGCTACACGAAGGAAGATCTACCCGACACGGAGACCCAGTTTGCCAATGTCCACCCAGATGACCGAGAAGCCTCTCGCGCCGCCTACGAGGCGGTCTACCCGGAAGTTGGCAAGATTATCCACTATCCGCTTACTCGCTGCAGGCACAAGGACGGTTCGTGGAGGTGGCTCGACGGCATCGACATGGTCTGTGAGAACCACAACGGCGAACGCTCGATACTTTCCGCCTCACGGGATGTCACAAAACAAATTCAGGCTGAAGAAGATCGC